One genomic segment of Arachis duranensis cultivar V14167 chromosome 4, aradu.V14167.gnm2.J7QH, whole genome shotgun sequence includes these proteins:
- the LOC127746786 gene encoding DNA mismatch repair protein MSH3, translated as MLSSLNKESADQGDLKNLIIASEAQFPEVTRARKAFQMEEEQLNSLIGLYRKRLGMWNLEFMSVSGITHLIEAMQLLQNLEPSMKIQQIQQRSLAFWRKTRRQVCS; from the exons ATGTTGTCTTCTTTAAACAAAGAATCTGCTGATCAAGGCGATCTAAAAAATTTGATCATTGCATCTGAGGCACAATTTCCAGAG GTTACTAGAGCTCGGAAAGCTTTTCAAATGGAAGAGGAACAATTAAATTCATTGATCGGCTTGTATCGCAAGCGCCTTGGAATGTGGAATTTGGAATTCATGAGTGTTTCTGGAATTACTCATTTGATAGAG GCCATGCAATTGCTGCAGAATCTAGAACCTTCGATGAAAATTCAACAAATCCAGCAAAGGAGCTTGGCCTTTTG GAGGAAAACCCGGAGACAAGTGTGTTCTTGA